One Williamwhitmania taraxaci DNA segment encodes these proteins:
- a CDS encoding T9SS type A sorting domain-containing protein — translation MKPTLLLSYFFLLSLLSLSTSGQQVVSTTGGSIVGASYTVTYTVGEVANTTLSGGGYILNQGFQQPSYTITSIEDNLPSAVLAVYPNPTNGIINVEMNDFLGKSLSYILYDFKGQEILRHSGQPGPIVKFEIDLSNFSEGIYLLKVLSDDRSIKVIRVVKN, via the coding sequence ATGAAGCCAACTCTACTTTTATCCTATTTTTTTCTGCTGAGCCTATTGAGCCTATCCACATCTGGGCAGCAAGTTGTTAGCACTACAGGTGGCTCAATTGTAGGCGCCTCTTATACAGTCACTTATACTGTAGGTGAGGTAGCAAACACCACCCTTTCTGGAGGTGGATACATTCTAAACCAAGGTTTCCAACAACCTTCGTATACAATTACTTCCATTGAGGATAATCTTCCTTCTGCTGTGCTTGCAGTGTATCCTAATCCCACAAATGGGATAATTAATGTGGAAATGAACGATTTTCTAGGTAAATCACTCTCCTACATTCTTTATGACTTTAAAGGCCAAGAGATATTACGACACTCTGGCCAGCCTGGACCTATTGTTAAGTTTGAGATCGACCTTTCAAATTTTTCTGAAGGTATATATCTATTAAAGGTATTGTCCGACGATCGTTCCATCAAAGTAATTAGGGTCGTTAAGAACTAG
- a CDS encoding tail fiber domain-containing protein, which yields MKAKSIISILILVVFAVIGAKAQAPQGMSYQSVVRNSAGATQISTPGTIRFSILVDGESGTPVYVETQTFTTSAQGLIVATIGKGSPTQGTFSAINWSVGNYYLKVEVDISNKGSYSLSGTSPIVSVPYALYSGTAGNLAATGGSSSNVLTWDGGNTDPNVALFEVKDKNGNPIFSVYPTGVEIIFDETAPVRGAKGGFAVSGRNSTRAVVDIMRMNADSTTVYVNNLAKRGAKGGFAVSGRNSTRAGASEILRVTPDSTRIYTSNAASGFGVGQRGSGTTDSYLKLLPNNYFIGHQSGIKTTGLYNTFFGYTTGLANTTGANNIFIGYEVGKTNTTGSFNTFLGYQAGFTNNASYNSFVGYQAGKANTSGQFNTFFGYNAGLSNNTGVSNVFIGNESGKTNTGGSSNVFIGKSSGAGNTTGSSNLFIGKESGFKTTTGFSNLFLGENSGYSNLTGEHNVFIGQFAGYSGTALKNNIFIGDSSGYNSNNQFATNNVFIGYAAGKNTQSYNNIFLGNQAGWSNSGGQNNIAIGDKAGYSNTTSQNIFIGTEAGKSNTTGSFNIMMGRYTGRNVTTGSQQILIGGGAGGSLTTGNENIMLGSNAGAINDGDRNIFIGNSAGWSNTGSNNIIMGYKVGYAYFQTVSNRLIIDNSQVAAPLIWGEFDNRRLVINGTNTNNSTNRNFFVNGSAGGTGGWFNDSDMRLKKSIKTIQNPLEKVMALHGVNFEWKDTSNHEKGIQIGFIAQEAEKIIPEVVNYSKENDVYSMQYAPITALLVEAMKEQQLIINNQAKENTEQKASIDELKARIAKLEELVNKLATNK from the coding sequence ATGAAAGCTAAGAGCATAATATCTATCTTAATTTTGGTAGTGTTTGCAGTAATAGGCGCAAAAGCCCAAGCTCCTCAAGGAATGAGCTACCAATCGGTTGTTCGAAATAGTGCTGGTGCCACGCAAATAAGCACTCCTGGAACCATTCGGTTCTCAATACTCGTCGACGGCGAATCGGGCACGCCTGTATATGTTGAAACGCAGACATTTACCACCAGCGCGCAGGGACTTATAGTAGCTACGATTGGTAAAGGTAGTCCTACTCAGGGTACATTTAGTGCAATAAACTGGAGTGTTGGCAACTACTATCTTAAGGTAGAGGTGGATATAAGCAACAAGGGCAGCTATAGCCTCAGTGGCACAAGTCCTATTGTTTCGGTTCCTTACGCTTTGTATTCCGGAACAGCGGGAAACCTTGCAGCAACTGGAGGCTCCAGCAGTAACGTTCTTACTTGGGATGGTGGCAACACCGATCCAAATGTAGCTCTGTTTGAGGTAAAGGACAAGAATGGAAATCCAATTTTCTCAGTTTACCCAACAGGCGTAGAGATTATATTCGACGAAACAGCACCTGTTCGCGGAGCTAAAGGTGGCTTTGCGGTTAGTGGTCGTAACTCCACCCGTGCAGTTGTCGATATTATGCGTATGAATGCCGATTCTACTACAGTCTACGTGAATAACCTTGCAAAGCGAGGAGCAAAAGGTGGTTTTGCAGTTAGCGGACGAAACTCAACCAGAGCGGGTGCAAGCGAAATCCTTCGTGTTACCCCCGATAGCACACGTATATACACATCCAATGCAGCTTCGGGTTTTGGAGTGGGGCAGAGGGGTTCTGGAACTACAGATAGCTATCTGAAACTTCTTCCGAATAATTACTTTATTGGGCACCAAAGTGGAATAAAGACAACCGGCCTTTACAATACCTTTTTTGGTTACACCACCGGGCTTGCTAACACCACTGGTGCCAACAATATTTTTATTGGGTACGAAGTGGGTAAGACCAACACCACCGGTTCTTTCAATACATTTTTGGGATATCAAGCGGGTTTTACCAACAATGCCAGCTACAACTCTTTTGTTGGATATCAAGCAGGTAAGGCAAACACTTCGGGCCAGTTCAATACCTTCTTTGGTTATAATGCCGGTCTATCGAATAATACTGGTGTGAGCAATGTTTTTATTGGGAACGAAAGTGGCAAAACAAACACTGGCGGTTCAAGTAACGTCTTCATAGGAAAATCCAGCGGTGCCGGTAATACTACTGGCTCTTCAAACCTATTTATTGGAAAAGAGAGTGGATTTAAAACTACAACTGGATTCTCGAACCTTTTCCTTGGCGAAAATTCAGGGTACAGTAACTTGACAGGCGAGCATAATGTATTTATTGGTCAATTTGCTGGTTATTCTGGTACTGCGCTTAAGAATAACATCTTTATTGGGGATAGTTCAGGTTATAATTCCAATAACCAGTTTGCTACTAACAACGTGTTTATTGGATATGCTGCCGGTAAGAATACCCAGAGTTACAATAATATTTTCTTGGGGAATCAAGCTGGATGGAGCAATTCAGGTGGACAAAATAATATTGCCATTGGAGATAAGGCCGGGTATAGCAATACCACCAGCCAGAATATTTTTATTGGTACAGAGGCAGGAAAAAGTAATACAACTGGTTCTTTCAATATAATGATGGGCCGTTACACTGGGCGTAACGTAACTACGGGATCTCAGCAAATCTTAATAGGTGGCGGTGCAGGTGGCAGTTTAACAACTGGTAATGAAAACATAATGTTGGGGAGTAATGCAGGTGCCATTAACGACGGAGATCGCAACATCTTTATAGGAAATTCTGCAGGCTGGAGCAATACCGGATCTAATAATATAATAATGGGCTATAAAGTAGGTTATGCATACTTCCAAACGGTATCTAATCGGTTGATTATTGATAATTCGCAGGTAGCCGCACCACTTATTTGGGGCGAGTTTGATAACCGAAGATTGGTTATAAATGGCACAAATACCAACAACTCAACTAATAGAAATTTCTTTGTGAATGGAAGCGCAGGTGGAACAGGTGGGTGGTTTAATGATTCCGATATGCGTTTAAAAAAGAGTATCAAAACCATTCAGAATCCTTTGGAAAAAGTGATGGCTCTTCATGGGGTCAACTTCGAGTGGAAAGATACTTCAAACCACGAGAAGGGAATTCAAATTGGTTTTATAGCTCAAGAGGCAGAAAAGATTATTCCTGAGGTGGTGAATTACTCTAAGGAGAACGATGTTTACTCTATGCAGTATGCACCTATTACTGCTCTGTTAGTCGAAGCCATGAAAGAGCAACAATTAATCATCAACAATCAGGCAAAAGAAAATACCGAACAAAAAGCTTCAATCGACGAACTTAAGGCTCGCATTGCCAAGCTCGAAGAGCTGGTAAATAAATTAGCAACAAACAAATAA
- a CDS encoding SpoIIE family protein phosphatase yields the protein MKRILVLTVSLLALLPAFVVAQISPLGIPFSKQYLPEEYKNAESNWSLTSDDNGIMYFGNERAILEYDGKEWRSIVVDDERIQSLVCLNNCVYFGGNQSFGVIKIDALGKHYPQYLSARFGSGKEINTIWKTYALAGKIYFCSLKVVFVYNPSDDSIQTIDLPKNSFLAFVVDNQLVFGNWEQGLFKIKGNQVYPLSGGNFFKEKDVFAVLPYNTSTWLVGTSVDGLFLYDLITGKTKIFDGSASAKSVNAFLKTNNFYSAALINDSTYSLGTLGGAIIINKKGEILSLISKKYGLTNEETTNQLVAPSSAQSKSIWLTLTLGVARVDYPSITSRFADESGLLGNVMAIRRYNNDLYVGTIRGLYKLRFNNFGLPEFIQIDQIKGQVNTLMVTQEKGKDVLLVGSTQDIYRINGSRISAFGSVDALTYRFLKPRAGKSVIYAVSERSLKRLVNDNGVWRLDNSWESINDYCKELIDLKDGSLLGRTKNGLFLIEPSGGNKKIAERTGIQGRILEVEGNVYIVSDSVSLKYSNGNLAATTEIDSIFRIPAKKILSVSTLSKDRLLLVVKDQTEFKYFLATRGKNGWLLNNQIGGRVPSMNTPEIFQDMDGSTVWIGGLKGLFSLNLNLLGKLPNASFKTLIRSITLAEDSLLYYGNFDASTNKQISINADGALMLNSSLDFKFNYITFTVAAPFFEEEAKIQYSYYLEGFDRGYLKWTSENRKSYPNLSEGSYKFWAKARNIYGEETKPTCFVFEIFPPWYRTTLAFIMYVLLGLFGIYLIVRFYTRKLEEDKKRLEQIVKERTAEVVMQKDEIVYKNLEIEKKNKDITDSIRYAKRIQTAVLPNKQSSPKLEYFIFFKPRDIVSGDFYWIYHFEAQNVVIAAAVDCTGHGVPGAFMSMLGVAFLNEIASDPAVQHTDEILNVLRDFVIRSLNQTGKEGENKDGMDIGIVRIDLKSGLLEFSGANNPLFLIRNNELMEFKPDKMPIGIHVREEAPFTRHEIQLQENDVMYLFTDGFPDQFGGDDKRKYMKKRLKEFLLTIHMVPITQQLEMFEGESTNWMGNLEQIDDQLIIGIRYVNSDKI from the coding sequence ATGAAGAGAATACTTGTCCTAACCGTTTCATTGCTGGCGCTTCTACCCGCATTTGTTGTTGCCCAGATCTCACCACTGGGAATCCCATTTAGCAAGCAATACCTCCCTGAAGAGTATAAGAATGCTGAGTCCAACTGGTCGCTCACCAGCGACGATAATGGCATAATGTACTTTGGTAATGAGAGGGCAATTCTGGAATATGATGGAAAAGAATGGCGGTCGATCGTTGTTGATGACGAACGAATTCAATCGCTCGTGTGCCTCAATAACTGCGTTTATTTTGGAGGCAACCAATCGTTTGGTGTCATCAAAATCGATGCACTTGGCAAGCACTATCCTCAATACCTTTCGGCTCGGTTTGGGTCAGGAAAGGAGATCAATACAATATGGAAAACCTATGCACTTGCAGGGAAAATTTACTTCTGCTCCCTAAAAGTAGTTTTTGTCTACAATCCTTCGGACGACTCCATCCAAACCATTGATTTGCCTAAGAATAGTTTCCTTGCCTTTGTTGTAGACAATCAGCTTGTGTTTGGTAATTGGGAGCAAGGCCTTTTTAAAATAAAAGGTAATCAGGTGTATCCATTATCTGGTGGTAATTTCTTTAAGGAAAAGGATGTATTTGCTGTTTTGCCATACAATACAAGCACTTGGCTAGTGGGAACGAGTGTAGATGGGCTGTTTTTATACGATTTAATAACAGGAAAAACTAAGATATTTGATGGTTCAGCCTCAGCCAAGAGTGTTAATGCATTTTTAAAGACCAATAATTTCTACTCTGCTGCTCTGATAAACGACTCAACCTACTCACTAGGAACCCTCGGAGGGGCTATTATTATCAACAAGAAGGGTGAAATACTGAGTTTAATTTCCAAGAAGTATGGGCTTACAAACGAGGAGACAACAAATCAACTTGTTGCACCATCTTCTGCACAATCCAAATCTATATGGCTCACATTAACCCTTGGAGTTGCTCGTGTCGATTATCCATCTATCACCTCGCGCTTTGCCGATGAATCGGGGCTTCTCGGAAATGTTATGGCAATTAGGCGATACAACAACGACCTATATGTTGGTACCATTAGGGGTTTGTATAAGTTACGGTTTAACAACTTTGGCCTACCCGAGTTTATCCAAATCGATCAAATTAAGGGTCAGGTTAATACCCTTATGGTTACTCAAGAAAAAGGTAAAGATGTTTTGCTTGTTGGCTCAACTCAAGATATATACCGAATAAATGGTTCTAGAATCAGCGCATTTGGATCGGTGGATGCACTCACCTATCGCTTTTTGAAACCCAGAGCGGGCAAAAGCGTAATTTACGCCGTAAGCGAGCGCAGCTTAAAGCGACTGGTAAACGATAATGGTGTATGGCGACTCGATAACTCATGGGAGAGCATTAACGATTACTGTAAGGAATTGATCGATTTAAAGGACGGTAGCTTGCTTGGGAGAACAAAAAATGGCTTATTCCTAATTGAGCCTAGCGGAGGTAATAAAAAAATTGCTGAACGAACAGGCATTCAAGGGCGAATCTTGGAGGTTGAAGGCAATGTTTACATTGTCTCTGATTCTGTTTCGTTAAAGTACAGTAATGGAAATCTCGCTGCAACTACCGAAATTGATTCTATATTCCGTATTCCTGCAAAGAAAATATTAAGCGTTTCCACATTGAGTAAGGACAGGCTATTGCTGGTTGTTAAGGATCAAACTGAGTTTAAGTATTTCCTAGCAACAAGAGGTAAAAATGGATGGTTGCTCAACAATCAGATTGGTGGAAGAGTGCCCTCGATGAATACTCCTGAAATCTTTCAAGACATGGACGGTTCCACCGTTTGGATTGGAGGGTTGAAAGGTTTATTCTCCTTGAATTTAAATCTGTTAGGTAAGTTGCCAAATGCATCTTTCAAGACCTTGATTCGTTCCATAACCCTTGCAGAGGATTCGCTGCTCTACTACGGCAACTTTGATGCTAGCACGAACAAGCAGATAAGCATTAACGCCGATGGTGCCCTTATGCTAAATAGTTCGCTGGATTTTAAGTTTAACTATATAACTTTTACTGTGGCTGCACCCTTCTTTGAAGAGGAAGCCAAAATCCAATACAGCTACTACCTCGAAGGTTTCGATAGGGGATACCTTAAGTGGACCAGCGAAAACCGCAAGAGCTACCCAAACCTTTCGGAAGGAAGTTATAAATTCTGGGCAAAGGCTCGAAATATTTATGGTGAGGAGACGAAGCCTACCTGCTTCGTTTTTGAAATTTTCCCTCCTTGGTATCGCACAACCCTTGCCTTTATAATGTATGTGTTACTCGGTTTGTTTGGGATTTATTTGATTGTTCGTTTTTATACCAGAAAACTCGAGGAAGACAAGAAACGGTTGGAGCAAATTGTCAAGGAGCGAACTGCTGAGGTGGTGATGCAGAAGGATGAGATTGTCTATAAAAACCTAGAAATTGAGAAGAAGAACAAGGATATTACGGACTCAATTCGCTATGCTAAACGTATACAGACTGCCGTATTGCCCAATAAGCAATCGTCGCCAAAGCTCGAATACTTTATATTCTTCAAGCCTCGTGATATCGTAAGTGGTGACTTTTATTGGATCTACCACTTTGAGGCTCAGAATGTGGTAATTGCAGCTGCGGTTGATTGCACGGGACATGGTGTGCCTGGGGCATTTATGAGCATGCTAGGGGTTGCCTTCTTAAATGAAATTGCGTCCGATCCTGCGGTGCAGCACACCGATGAGATTCTTAACGTGCTTCGGGATTTTGTGATCCGATCGCTCAACCAAACTGGAAAGGAAGGAGAGAATAAGGACGGGATGGATATCGGCATAGTTCGTATCGATTTAAAGAGTGGATTGCTCGAGTTTTCGGGCGCAAACAATCCTCTTTTCCTTATTCGCAATAATGAGTTAATGGAATTTAAGCCCGATAAGATGCCAATAGGTATCCATGTGCGCGAAGAAGCTCCTTTTACCCGACATGAGATACAACTGCAAGAGAACGATGTAATGTACCTTTTTACCGATGGTTTCCCAGATCAGTTTGGCGGAGACGATAAACGAAAATACATGAAGAAAAGGCTTAAAGAGTTCTTATTAACTATACACATGGTACCAATTACTCAACAACTCGAAATGTTTGAGGGGGAATCGACCAACTGGATGGGGAATCTTGAGCAAATAGACGATCAATTAATCATTGGGATTCGATACGTTAATTCTGATAAGATTTAA